From the Acipenser ruthenus chromosome 5, fAciRut3.2 maternal haplotype, whole genome shotgun sequence genome, the window TAAATATATAGCCAGACAGCTTGTGGCCTCCTATAAACTATCCACTGATCTTCAAAAATACGGGTACTGATTTTCCTGACTGGGTAAATGTGAAATATTTTGAAATCACAGACTTGCAAAAGAGAAAGGGGTATAATTTGTTTACGTGGCAAATTAACATGCACTCAAGCATTCCGACACCTACTGTTCGTCACTGAtactaatgaaaaaaatattgtggTAGTCTTGCTGCCTAATTAGAAAATGTGCAAGTACTCTTTAAAGGTAGAACGAACAAAAATGTAAAGTCAATGGCTATGGTGAACCGATACAAAGGAAACCATAACATCTATATCCTTTGCATTTAGTGACTAGAGTTTGGGATTAATCTAACAACTTTAGAGATTCAACACCATGCATCCACCTTCTCAGAAATCAATAGAATGATCTGTTCAGTCTAATACTGTTACAATCACTGCTGCTCTATGCATAAAAGGACCATCACCCTCCTCTGGAGCTCGGTATACCTGTAGAGGACACTAGAGGGCAGCATGAACTGGGAGACCTTCAAACTAAGTGTAACTTGTTGAATCTTTGAGACATTTTTCAAACCTTCTGATCACACTTAAGGATGCAGTGCCCCTAAATTAGGAGATTTAGCCATACACAGGGTGAGGTTTGTGAATGATGTTAAagttaataaacctattttttcCCTAAAGATTGCTCAATTTCAAAATAGTTGTAAATAGCAGAggtttagagatatctgtaactAGTGATGTTTCTGGTATCCTGCAATCATTTGTAAAATGGGAAGTTCCAGGTGTCTTGGAAGTGGAAGCAGACTTGGACAGGGAACATGCAGCTTTAATAAAGCTTTCAGTGTAAACCGTTCTTAAATGAGTAGAGATCGGGTACGGATTAGATTATGGGATTACATCATTCACTGTCCTCAACAGAATCTGTCAACAGCAGGAAGAAGGGGGATGATGGACCCCCTCCACTGAGGAAGCAGACATTGGGAAAGACACAGGGAAACTTGCTTCATTGTTACGCTGCTGTGGGTGCAACTATTCAACACAAGCCCTGCTTTCCACAATGCAGTGGTAGATGTTGGCAGCAAGAGGCAAGGGAGAAGTTTACAAAACAATGAAGATAGCATATGTATGGAGAAAgtgaaaaataaacagcactaAAGAATCAAACAAAACATGTCATGGGTGATGAGGTGTGTTCTTTCAGTCAAACAATCCTTTGTTTCTGAAGAAATTTTTAAGCTGGAAGAGGTGAAATGGCATGGGACTTGAGAGAATGCAGATAAAGCAACAGCAGGAAGATCTGGAGAATGAATGGCTTTGTCTTGACTAATCTACcctttcagcaggataatgcagCACTGCTCCTTTAATGTGTAAAATTTTGCTTTGGGACCAGGCATGGGAACTGAAGATCAAGCAGGGTGCTGGAAGTTACAGGCCCATGTGATCTCTGACACTTGCAAGCAAAGCGTTAAAAAGGCATACTGGTGGACGAAATTAAAGTGCCTACCTCAGTAAGCAGGAGTTTCTATAAGAGATAACAAACCAAGGCACACAAATGCCAGGATTAGCTCACACTGCTTATTTCTGAATGATATACATTTTGATCCACCTTCATGACATTTCCATGACCTACAGCAAATGTGAAATTGGGTTACTTTTTGTATTACCCAATACCGTACTTTTGTTTAAACATACGCACCACTATACTATTACAGCAAAAACGCACTGCATTCTGTGAATGCAATGCATGACATAAACAGCACAAGCACTGCAAGCAGCAGACACAAGTCTGTCAAATTCCTGCACTGTTACTGCATACCATTCAAAACTTAACACAGAATAGAGAACATGTGACATCCTTCTGCCAGCTTTACAGCTGTGGGACTCCAAGGAAAAAAAGTGGCTGAGCTGGAATGTCTAAACCCACGTCTTGGCTCCCAGTCCTCTTTCATTTACAACTAGGACATACAGCCTCCAAAGACGAAGGTAAAATTGGTATGTACATGCTTGACATTTCTTAAAATGCTCAATAAAGATAACCAACATGGTTTCTACAATGACTTTTATTTACAGCCTGTGTACAATGTTTAGACATTTATATAAACAACAAACTACATTTAAACTTCCAATGCTGTCAGAATTAGGCTGCATCAGATTTGCTTATAAAGGCAATAtatttacacccccccccccaaaaaaaaaccccacaaattTCATAGAAATTATAGCAGTAATTCCACTTTCTATAGTCTGTCACTTCAGAACAAAAGCAACACAGTTAAAACAACGTGCACATTAACATAGACTTCAGTTCAAGaaaaaaacaggatttatttacttatttttttcttaacatttaaactttttatttgcttAAAACAGCACTGCTTAATATTCTTATTAATACACCCCTTTCTCAGTCAGCATGGACTGCCACTGTCACCCGATACCAAGCCATAATGGCCACTAATGAACCTGTTATTGTAGCTTCTATGATATCTGCTTCTGATGGCTATTTGCTGTTCTGCACACATCAGTTGTTATTTGTAATGGGGGAGGGACTAGAATTTTCTTCAGGAGGTTTCTAAGAGGAAAATGATTTGCTTGATAAATCTGTGCAACTGATGAATCACAAAGGAGAAAACGTAAACCAAACATTTTAAACTGTTAACCTACTTGAATACAAAACTACTTCCCTCCCTCCATCTGTCTTCAGATAACCTGAACAGCACAGCTAAGGCGGCTTATCCCTTAACTTCTCAGAATGCCTATGGGACCCTGTTGATAAATGTGCATGTCTTTTGGTTTATGTAACGTAAATCCATAAATGACTACAGTACAGGGCTTTGATTATACAACATATTTTATAAGCCCAATCCCACTCCCAGGAGATCTCAAGTTCAATTGTAGGTTATGGTACTATGCAATGCTGCATGCATATATATGAGATCTGATGACTTTGAAGTGTTCCAACAAAAAGTCCAAAAGGTTCTTGAAATTAATTGGGAGTTCTGAATGTAGGGTACAGATTTCATAACAATCTTGAATCCAACCCAGCATGTTGTCTTATTGTGTGCAGATAGACAGATCCTTAGGCCTGATACCTGACATTATCAGATATCTTTTGGTCACTTTCTGGTGTATTAACAGAAATACTTAATTCAGAGAAAACATGACAAATCGAGCAATGGAAACTAATAACCCttataataatacagtatgcaCAGGCATCAACAGTTTTGTACTTGAATATcaatataaatggaaaaaaaaatcttcctaTAAGCAACTTGTTTCACAAGAGCTTTTGCACATCTATACAACCAATTAGTTCTTCATTCCTTATTTTAAAGAGAACCATGCAACAGTTCATTTCTTGCAAGATGACAATCGTCTAGTCAACATTTAAGCACAACTTCTTCAATAACATAAATCTTTTTAAAGACCCAAGTTAACATTTACACAGGTACACAACTCTTCATAAATGTCTTCTCCTTGCCACCTGTGAGTAATGTATTTTAgagagtttttattattattattaacatgggAATCTCTGAGGCTGCTTCAATCAATTTCATATAACAAAATGCTTAAAGAAtctagattaaaaataaaaaagtggagCTTTGATCTACTGAGTCCAATATCAGTATCTGGAATATGCCTGTCCGAAGGCAGAATAGCAGGTCGGACGTTATATACAATGAccaggtatttttttaaaataatgaataatttaTCCCAATAATGTTTATGTTGTTCACTGCAAAGTGTTTCATTTTTGCAAGAAATAGTCAGCATCTGTGCGCTGCAACAGTCTGTCCACGCcggtgccatttttttttttttttactgttgccgGAGACTTGCTGGTTTTAAACAGTCTCTAGGCGCGGAGTATCCTTCAGTCACTGACATAGTGACCTGTGGCTTCTGATAGTCCATACCCGTGGTTGCTGTGGCCAAAGCAATGCTCAGTTTAGGTCTATCATATCCTGTCTCTTCATTCAGCATGCTTTCGGTTATAATTTGTGGTGTTTGGTAATCTCCAGTGAGGCTTTCCTGTTTGTTGTAGCTATTGCAATCATTTGCATTGAAAGAAGGCTTCTTTGATAAACTAACTGCTGGCACATTGTAACCCGTGTCTGGTGTGTAGGCGTCTTTCCTGAAGTTGTGCCGCTCTATTATAGGGGTGGCATATTCTGGTTCCTGATTGGTCAAAGGCAGTGCATACTGATTGGCTGTATACAGATAGTCATAGTTGGTCGCAGGGTCCTGTCTGCTGATTTCCTCTTTAGCGTCAGTGTCCATTGGCCTGAATGTGGACCCTTTTCTCGTCACTGTCCCTGTTCCAATCATTAGGGGCTGCTggtaatcttaaaaaaaataaaacacaattaaaaatacaaaaatgtaaaatgtgacaGGTAAGGATGGTACTTGGTTACTGGGCTGCTGGGGGGTTGCAAGCGGTGGGGGTTTGTGCAAGCTCTCCCTTGTGATTCACATCACTGGGATCCATTGTGGTTATTTACTGTTCCGTACTGTTCCATGCAAGTACtggtaatgaaaaaaacacaaccatGCATCATAGCAGAATGAAAACCAGTAATCTAATGAGGGCCTCTTACACACATTTTTCCCCAAATAAGTCATACTTCCTTACCCCAGAAAGGATGAAGTGTGGGGAAGTGACTATTGAAGCAATATGTGAACAACCCAGCATGCACAATAGGCACTTTGCATGTACATGCAAGAAATCTCTCTTTTGAAGTCAGGTCTGAATATCCAAACTTTACCTGCCATGTTACTTTTGACCAGATCCAGTTTCTCCAGCGTTTCTTTTTCAGGACTGTAGCTGATGGTAAACTCTGTGGACTGGGGCCTGGCAAAAGGCTTTTTGATCTGTTTCCAACAGCCtgaaacaatgaaaatgaaaatcatGGGAAACATGTCTAAGAgttgacttaaaaaaaacaacaactaagcGAATAAGAACAGTTATACAGAATGTAATATTATTTTGGCTCCGTTGTTTTAGTTTCTTAGCTCCATGCTTTCTCATACAACTTTTCCGTTTGCCTGGGTGCTGCAAGTTCAACACAATCAACCGTCTGCTTGTGGATGCCTGTGTGGTCCTGTAGCATGCACAGACATGAACACTTTGGCTATCTTGTGTTGTGCTTACGCTTCACTTTCCCTCCCGTCATGGAAGAAGATAACTATCAAGCCACAGATGTTACATATTGCTTTTAAGGCAGTTTTACGTTCAAAGATGTAATCGCTTCAATTTGATACAAATGTCAAAACTCAAATTTCAACTCTGTAATATAGTGGTACTTTTTATTCTCTGTGGTGCATTTAGAATATGTTTTTATCCTGAAAAGACAGCATGAATAACTGACTAAAAAGACCAATTTAAGATTTCACTGCCATGAAATTAAGGGAACCATATCTGCATCCCTCCAATATGTTGAATGTTTCCATAAATCAGTAACAGCTATGACAGatatacttatttattattaatgataaaaCATTGAATGGGTTTGATGTATTTTTTCATAGTTGAAAAGAATAGCTTGATCAGATTTTACTTTGGTTTATCCTCGTTCCATGTGTCAGGGAGTGGTAATGATTACTCCTGGCGACACAGAACAGCAGGAAATGTTTCATAAAATGTCCAGCTAACTGGCATTCTACATTCTGCATGGCATGCTCAACACAGATAGTTAATTCTTAATCAATTAACATCCAGTTATAAAAAAGCAAGCGATTTATTGTGACAAAGCAGTAAATTGTTGTCATTCTCTGTAAGGGGCTCAGATCTTCACTCAGCAAAAACGCAGACAGGATTCCTGCCAGCCTTTTATTGTTGTGCGCCTTCATCCGAGATTTTCAAAAAGCCACCATAGGTTTATTATCGAAGTCCTTACTAACCTGCTTTAGGAGCTTCAGATAACCCATATGCATTTTCCTTTGTCTTCTTCctacaaaaaaaatgacaaatgtgCCTGTGAGCCTGGGTGATGTATTCTATTATCACTTTGCAACAATAAGTCTGTCGAAGGCCATTTGTTTCTCGCCAAACCTACATTATAAAAGTTTTAGGAGGTACATAATACTTTGTTATACACCTTTTGGCACCAATACTGATCCTTTACATAACATCCAAATTAAAATTATGCCTTAAATTTGCAACTTCATGATCTTTACACCTTCATATTAGTCAATATTGTACCTTAACAACTACTGTTAGACCATAGAAAAAAACATTATGAACTAGAATGCCCACTCCCCCTAAATGACACAAACTCAGGATTTTAGAAAAATATAAATGATTGCATTATTTGAATACAAGTTTGCTATTACAGCTATTGTATGTGTTAAAAGGTTCCACTTACTTCCGTAAAGTTGTGTAAACACAAACTCCTGCAAACAGAAGGACCAATGAGAGGACGGCTGGGACCACAAACATGGCTAGTTTCACTTgatgagcaaaagaaaaaaacatgtgctttGTTAAAATAGGAGTAAACATTCAGTAAACAAAGCAAATCCTGATTTATAAAAATACCATTACAAGCAGTTCACTACATGCTTACCTAGGTCAGTCTGGGATGGAACAGGCTCCGTTATATCTTCCTCTTCAGCATGTGGAATTGTACCTGggcttgtgttttcaggtatagGTAGAGTTGAAGAATTTGCTGATAAAGTAAGAAGAAACGGATCCCATTTGGAATTGAAGgcgtggtatggtaaagcattattattattattattattattattattattattattttatatgctttaccataccactttggcctttacaatgcttacctatgctttgccttgctttcactatgctttattgcaatttgatatgcttttactaagGCGAACTTTCATAAGGGTATACACAATAAAACTGGCACTTTTAAACTTCCTGTTTTAATATAAAGTCATTACATTTCTGTGGTCATACAAGTATGAACCATATCAAAGCAGTGAAAACATGTGAAAAAGTTCCCATGCCCGTGAACAAACAGACTCTTTAATAGCACCAATGAGCAGTAAAAAATTACTGACACAGTCATAATAATTGATAGGTGCTGCCATTTTCAGAAGCCTTAACCGTCCTTTTTTGAAATCCTGCTCTTTAACAGAATTAAACATTAATTATTGTTACAGTAAAAtggtctaatccagcccctctacatactggcattctgtataattctgcATGATTTTTGTCTTGTCTTGTTTAAAACCAATGTGCAGTCTGGCACTGGGTCATGTGATTTTGCTTTTCTAAGTTTAAAACTAGAATGAAACTTAAGACTAAAACAAAAGCGAGACGTTGCATATATGCTCACATGTCCCACCGACAtcattaacagaaaataaaatgtctaaactTTCACACAAGCTTGATACGTTTaccaaaaccaatacaaaaagaGCTTAGTGAAAAATTCAAAATCACAAGGCAAACCATTTCAGACACTCTGAAAAGAAAATATGCCTGCTTAAAAGCAACAGAAAACCTAAATGCCTGcagtatctatttttttttttttttttaaatcagatgcAGCAGGAATGCACTTTGCTTACCTTTCTGTTGAGAACATCCCATTAGCTCCACCTTCATGGCTATTCTCCGAAGCCCGGTTTGTGGAATGATGCGTATGTAGCGAGCAACGATAGATGGGAGAAAGTTGTTCCGTGTTTGGTGCCAGTAATCAAGGTTTCCTTcaaatatctgtttaaaaaagaagaaaaaagtatCATTAATTATATGCAAATGAGTCTCGTACAAACCAATCACAatttgggtatatatatatatatatatatatatatatatatatatatatatatatatattctatatgtatatatatttttttttttgtgaaaaaataacacaacCACCACACACATTTCTCACCTTTGCTTCTGAACCTCCAGCCTGTCTGTACATCCTCCATTTATGTCCATCTTTGCTGTGCTGGATTCTGTAACTTGGTAGTGTAGATCCAGAAGTGATGATTCCTGAGAAGACATGGCTGTTTTATTAGAAGGGAAATCCCAGGGCAAAAACACAAAATGAGAAGTAAAACTGCAAATACCATATAAAGATATCATAATACTATATTTCATATTGATAGCAACTTTATATTTGTACCTATTCAAATATAAATAAGTGTTGACTTCAGACCGATTAGTTAAATTGTAGTTCCTTCCCCATTCTCGGCCCTTTACACTAGCAGCTGTGTCTGTGCTACAGCATATGATTTGGATACTTCAGCATGAAATACATTGAGACCACCTGTGGTCCTATTGACAGCTGACCAGTATTAGATATgtagatatgtatgtatgtatgttaagCTAATTCAAAAAGCCATGTAAAACGCAAATTCAAGTTAATTCTTGAAAATGACTATGAAACCATGAACAAAGGCTGCAATTACAACACCTGTTCTGATCTATTGCAGTCAAACAAGGTACATTTTTGCACAGTTGCCAAGGTCAGGACAAAGAACAACTTTAGGATTTTATTTTTAGAGTGTAAATTACCAACAGAATTATCCATCAATAGATGGATAAGAGTGACCTTCAGAACTCAAAGAACATATTCTTCTCCAGTTGCTTCATGGGCAATGCTGTTGCACAACTGCCCTGTTTTGTGTCAGCAGTGCTTCCTTCTTGTTTTCAGTGATGCAAATGCACTCTGTCCAAACAGTGCCTGCATTATTCAATTGCACAGAGCTTAATGTACAACAGATGAGGACAAAATTTACTTTTAAGAGGATGACTTTACACGCTGGGCTTGTGATAACGTCAGCGTCATTATGCTACtataattaaaacacaatgtATGCATGGATTTGCCAGTTATGAAAGAGACAGACAATGTGAGCCATTCTTTTATATTACATAATAACCCCAAAATTCGAAGAAGATAAAGTGAGACTGGAGTTTGTAATTACTGGATGGGTGAGTCACTTAAGGTTTGTACAGGATTCATACTATAAACTTTGGGAAAGCATTacagtttgtgttttctttacatcTACAAACTGAAACTCTAAAAGAAATGGGACTGTACCTGTAACTGGGTCGCCCTACTTCTCCCAAAGTCACTTATTTAGaaaacctaaaacaaacaaaagcaagtgTCTCTCCTCCTTCAACAAAAATGACTTGATATTGAGCGTCCTTGTAGGAACCCAGAATATACTGGTAGTATATATTTAGCAAGGTTGATTTAAAAGAAGTTTTAAAAGCCTCAGAGCTGATTGCTTTGATTttagcaaataaaataatatgaacCAAAAGTGGATGGGTAATTACCTAGTGTAGGAACTTTCTACACTAACCTGTGATATTCTTTTTCTCCCCAAGGTCTATAAGCATCCACTGGCAGGTGTTGTTACGATTAACTGCCCACGCAGATCCCTGAACATCAACAGAACACTCGGTGATCTGTCCATTTTCATTGGTCGGCTGCCAGGCAGATGTGGCTGCCATGGCTCCCGAATCCAAGATCAGTGGCTTGCTGCAATCTAAGTACAAACGTTATACATACATAATTGTATACATATTCATACAGCATCTAGTATTTATGTGAGGATTTGTTTTGTAGACTTAACATTTACCAGCTGCCTTTCTTCAGGAAACATTTCCTTTTGTTTcagtatatacaataaaaaaaaaagctaaacttgGGGCAGGTGTGTGACAATATTGCACACTCAGCAAAGAAAGTGTGTGCACTGATCCACTCAGAATAGAATTACAGGTAGTGTGATCAAGCAAGTCGGTACGAGCCATTGCACTGCACGGCAAGCTCAATAAACACTTGAGCTGTTGACTGAGATTGAATCTGCGGGATATACTGTACAAGGAGGCAGAACTGATTTTTCATTGGTTTCCTAGGTTAAGTGGAAGATGTCTCTTTGGAATAAGTATCGATAAAATCTTACAGGGGACCACTCAATACATTCCCATGATGCATCCCTCTTGTTTACTTTCAGTGTACTGCTCTTGATTGAATTCCATTAGGACTTTGCTGTTCCCATGCCTCCTCTTCACATACTGCAAGGGTTCATTTTGAGATTAACTGTGTGCAAGTACTGGTAGCAcaagtaaaaatgtttttacttttcTTAGGCAATCTTATCTATTGTTTGTTCAGTACAGTGAATTTCACACTGAAAGGTGACACTGTAAGAGAAGCTGCAGTACAATTTTCCTCCACTTTACAAAGTCAAATCCAGACCATGTTCGCCTGACCTTTGACCTTTATAAGAAGCAGCAGTCAATGATGCCTTTTAGTATGAACTGTAGCAGCAGGTTTGTTAGCTGGGCTGACACCAAAACTCAGCTGCCTTCAAACAGGAATGGCTTTAGTTGATCCAAGCCCCAATCATGAATCCATATCTCAACGTATAAAAAAAGGAACCAATACTAGTGGTTCTTGAGTGTAGAATGACATGTTCTATCCGAGGTAAATAGATCAGCAACAGTGGGGGAACCACCTAAACAATCATTCCTTCAAGCAGAGCTTTCGCTTTTCCTTCAAATTGAACTGCAACCCTATCTTAAATCTTCTGGTTTCGttgatcagcaccacattaccTCAATGGAATTAAGGCTGTGTGCAGAGCTAATATGATAAACTGGAGAGCCTCAAATGAGATTTCttggaaaacaaaatgtattttgagaACATGATTTTGATCCCATTTTTCTTTGGATTTAACAGACCTCATTATGGTCCAATTAGCTTAGACCGGtcaaactaaaaatattaataaaagcagGCTGGTAATGCATTAATTTGAGTGGTTATATTCTTATCAGAAGCCAGCAGCCAGATCTCTGTAACTGATATCCGCAGGTTTGTAATGATACAGGAAACCGCAAACAAAACCTGTGATAAAAGTCTTAAAATCGatatataacaataaaaaataaaaaaaaccccacacaaaCTGAAGGACATTATATTATGTATCACTTGGTACCAGTACTGAAATTTGCATTTTCTTACCATTGGTGCTAAACACAATCCGCTTGTCAGACAAAGACCccctggaaaacaaaataaataactcatgTTATTTAAGGTATTTATTGATTGTAACTGAAGTGATTAGGTGTGGGCTCTGACAGACAGGGACACCCAGTCTAGTGCAATAGATCCTCCCCCATTGTTTCCTTCAGTAATTATCAGCAAAATGCTGCCTCACCTTTGTTTGCACTGTCCTCCCACCCTAGTCACAGGCCACATATACAGTTGTGCCTGTTTACTTATCTTAACGCTATGTTGAGAACCCGATATTGAAGGAATCTGCCACaccatttattaaatgctttgCACAACAGAAATCATATGCTGCACAACTATTATTGTTGTGCAGCATATGATTTTCCCAAGCCAGGTAATTGTATCAGCATAAGCCATAAATGACAGTCATCCTTCATGTAACTGCAGATCCAGAGGCACTGCAGAGAATGAATGTTGTGCTCCTTCCCTTGTTAATAGTGTGTCTCCCTTTGTAACAAGAACACTTTTAATGGGGGAGTGCTACAGTACACTGAGGTGCATGCTGAATTTGGATTTGGTTTCGTTGCACTTACTTGACCCTAACCAAACACTTTGAAGATAAGCTTGTAACCTTCGCTAAAACAACCAGTAAATTGCTGTTAATTGATTTAATGTGAATAGGGCCCactgaaagcaaaaaaaatagcAGTGTTTTGCCACAAAGTGAACAGCTGAACTGGGG encodes:
- the LOC117403268 gene encoding discoidin, CUB and LCCL domain-containing protein 1-like — its product is MIGRDKFYGFLSFFFGLSAPLLSSAEKLGDGCGHSVLGQESGVLTSKNYPGTYPNHTWCEWKINMQEGKTIILKFGDLDIEAQQCESDYVKIFKGSQTFGNAFATYCGNLKSYTKEIHVDTNEITVQFESGHHLSGRGFLLSYASSNHKELLTCLDKASHFPESQYSKYCPAGCKAIAGDISGDKSEGYRHTSVLCKAAVHAGVISDELGGQISVIQHKGLSRYEGIKANGIQSKEGSLSDKRIVFSTNDCSKPLILDSGAMAATSAWQPTNENGQITECSVDVQGSAWAVNRNNTCQWMLIDLGEKKNITGIITSGSTLPSYRIQHSKDGHKWRMYRQAGGSEAKIFEGNLDYWHQTRNNFLPSIVARYIRIIPQTGLRRIAMKVELMGCSQQKANSSTLPIPENTSPGTIPHAEEEDITEPVPSQTDLVKLAMFVVPAVLSLVLLFAGVCVYTTLRKKKTKENAYGLSEAPKAGCWKQIKKPFARPQSTEFTISYSPEKETLEKLDLVKSNMADYQQPLMIGTGTVTRKGSTFRPMDTDAKEEISRQDPATNYDYLYTANQYALPLTNQEPEYATPIIERHNFRKDAYTPDTGYNVPAVSLSKKPSFNANDCNSYNKQESLTGDYQTPQIITESMLNEETGYDRPKLSIALATATTGMDYQKPQVTMSVTEGYSAPRDCLKPASLRQQ